Within the Pagrus major chromosome 4, Pma_NU_1.0 genome, the region ACTGTTTTCTAAGCTGCACACACCAAATACTTGACTTAGAAAGAAATGTGCTTATATTCAGTGTGCACTAATATGACACTCAGTTGTTGAGGCACAACTCTGTTTGCAAAATGACACAAGGTACAAAACAAGTTTCAGTGAAGGTCGAACTGAAAGGGCATTTAAATGGTTTCTGGGGTTAATTTAATGAGCTGACATGTCACTTCTGCCTCATACTGTTTCATATTTATCACGGTCAATAAAGTGCTTCCATAATTATCTGAGAAAATTTGTAAAATCCTCTCTTTCCTATCATGCCAGTGTCTTAATGCAGTGATGGCTCAACGAATCGATGATGTCATTCGTCTCTGCTGTAAAATAGCAGAGGGCTCTGGGTTCAAGAACACCTGGGAAAAAGCAATCGAAGGAATGTGGACAGCAGGACTAGGAGCACTTGCAGGCGGGCTTCTCTTTGGACctccaggtgttttttttgGTAAGAATAACGACAAAAAATGACTGATTCTGCTCTCTGTATTCCTGTAGAAGACATTACAGCTAGCAGGTTGATAATTGATCAATGTGCTGAACCTGTAACTGATTCTTTatctgcctccctctctgcaCCAGGTGCATCAGTCGGGGGTCTCCTATCCTGGTGGCAGACCAGTGGGCAGTTCAAGTCTGTGCCTCAGATCCTGATGGAGTTGCCAGATGCTGAGAAACAGGAGCTCTATGACGCGGTTGTGGCCGTTTTAGACAACCTGACCTGGACGGACGCACGCCAGCTCATCGCCATTGTGATGGACGATGCCGCCCTTCAGCAGAAGGTCACTGCTGTGTTGATTGACTACATCAAAAAGAATGTCTGAGAAGAGCTGCGTTATCAGGACTGACTTTTcaattaatgttttgtttgacaATCTGATGTCAGTTTTGTTCAGATTTTGTGCCAGGAAAGTCATTTATCCCTCCGCTTATgaattataaattaaataaacatcagAAGATATTGTTCTTGTGActaattattcaattattaagTTGTCAAGGTTGTTACACTGcacattttgataaataaaaaacatatctgTAAGCAAGAATTGCTGAAACACGATCAATTCCCACAATTTCTGTATTATATGGCAAATTAGCACAGAAGTGATGCCTTGATTCGGTTGAAATCTCAAAAAAGCTGTAGCCGTACATTACATTAAGTTTGATTGAGTCCTTGTAATAAAACAGTTACTATATATTTGGTATATATTGCAGTCTATTCCTAGGAAGCCCATCATGAGATTAAGTTATTGACCCCCCACTGGggaatttattttctttgttttacattatataaataaaaacactcatgATAAGTCAGTTATAAGATAAAATGCCAAAATTATATTATACAAATAAACTGATGatagtaatgtgtgtgtgtgtgtgtgtgtgtgtgtgtatatatatatatatatatatatatatatatatatatatatatatatatatatatatatatatatatatatatatatatatatatatatatatatgatgatgatgatgatgataaacagGTGATGCAAAGCAGAGATGGAAACAGACCAGTGCAGCTCAAGTTCAACACAGACAACCAGCCACTAGAGGGCGTCACTCAaccagtattttattttatattctaaaacattatataattatactgtatactgtatttttttttatttgtaaaaactTTTGGAACACCAACAACATATCCAGTCACAGAATTATATGGAAGTGGATTTGGGCCACTGTGAACAATTTATTTGAGTTCTGACCTTCAAGATTTTAATTTTCAGGTGAATTCAAGTTAGAGCTGATATTAGGCTCATGACAGAAACCGTGAAGCTGGTAACTGGTTAGGATTGGACTCGACTTTACAAACCTTCTTCGATCCCACGTCTGTGTTCTCTGTACCAACAGAAGTAAGTAGGGTACAGAGCAGCAAACCATATAGCAGGTATACCGGATGAACAAAGCCAAGGGTAAGAAACAACAGAATTGCTTTAAAGAGGTTATATGatgctttgggtttttttccccccttttcttttattgtgttatgaagcatttttgtgcatgtaaaagtcTGCgaagtaaaaaaaacccaaagttcacaccaaagggagttactctccCCCACAGAAGACattgctcctgcactgcctgaaacacctAGTTTGGAGTTGAGCCTTTACTTCCATTACTTATGTGCTTCCCTATGTAACAGGTGTTAAATAATGatatattgttgttgtgtttatggaaatgttgttgtgtttactgtaaTATTGTCGAGTTTTCTGTaatgttcttgtgttttctgtaatattgttgtgttttctgctgttgtgtttattgttatgctgttgtgttttctgtaatattgttgtgttttctgcagtactgtttttttccctgtatATTAGGTTTTCTgtaatgctgttgtgttttgaccctcagggccaccataGCACAGTGACCAAATACAAAATGTTACcacttgaaaacatttttcaacaaatcTCTTATGGCATGAGGTGCACGTCGGACGACTTGCAGACAGAGCGCATCAAGCAAACGTCCGGTAAtaagcttcaaaataaaatcctcaTTGGCGAGAAACGAGAAATTAGAACGCATACAATGACAAATGCGACATGATAATACTGAAAACACATGATTAATTGACTgctaatttttttaaatattcaagtAGGATTTTTAAAGCCAAATTAAAATCACTCACCGTATCATTCATTCTATTGTGAAAGTCACGCACCTCACTTCCTGCCTCTTTGTAAGCCACGCCCACTTGACGCAGCCGCCTCAGCTCGTACGTCGTGACGCTCGTCCAATTGCAGAGCGATATCCGGCGATTTCTGCGTAAGTTACGTAACGAAAAGCACGTACGGCACCGAGCCAGGAAGGAGGACACCGGTGCCGAACCTCTCGTGCGATAGCAGAGTTCTGAATGAGTGATATTCGACAGATATTTCCGTTTTTCTAGCCGAACTTGTGTCGAGGTTGGTACCGACAGGGAAGCAGTGGTAAGCTAGCTCAGAGCAGGCTGTGGTTGCAGCCACTGTTAGCACTGTACCTGGAGGCATTGTTTGACGCATGGCATTGAATAACTCCTgcaattaaagctgcaatgcATTATTTTACCTTGTCAACTTAGAAATAATATTAATGCATTTATATAAACTGTTTTAAGTGCTCAAGTACAAGGCTGCAGGTTAGGTGACATTACCTTGACTGTGTGATTCTGACAGTGAACTTTTCTaaacattatgtgtgtgttttttttctaataatatGTCCAATCTTTCTCTTTTAGATTCACCCTCCTGCAATGGAAAATGCACGTACAGACACGTTTTTGATAACTGGGGGATGTGGCTATTTTGGTTATCGGTAGGAACTAAGTCTTACTGATTATTACACAATAACCAGGTGTTCCCACGCGCCCCTGGAAAACCTGGGAAAAAACAGTTGACCAGTTTtccagtcatggaaaaaaagtttaatgTCCTTGAAGGTTATTTaaactccccaaaactacacaatacagtgtctttatttttgtatatttgctATTGCTCTTTATGCAAGCAAAACTTCACGCAGTTGTGTAGTTTGTGTAGTTCAAAATGGGGGGAAAGGCATCATCGTAGCAGCTAGATCGTCACTGGAAATGTCCTGGATAATGATCTCTAGAAACGAGTGGGAACCCtgaataaaatgtacatttttcacTGTCAGTAAAACCTCACAGTAATGATTTCAGTGGCCTTGTGGTGTCACGCTGCTCTGCCACAACAAGGTGGCGTTATCACACCAGATATCTCTGTTAACTTGGATCTTTGGCTGCCACACGACTGTGGTGGATTTGAATGTAGAAATGCATGCAGTTATTGTAGTTTTTCCTCATAGATTTACTATTTTAAATTGTCAAAATTTAAGGCTTTTAATGAATTTTCCTGCAGagtaattcatgttttaatttccCCTGCAGCCTGGCGTGCTCCCTGCATAAAAAAGGAGCCAAAATCATCCTGTTCGACACAATCTCTCCAAACCAAGAAGTGCCAGAGGACGTTGTGTTTGTTCAAGGAGATATACGTGAATATGCAGACGTTGAGAGGGCTATCGCTGGTGTGGACTGTGTATTCCACATCGCCTC harbors:
- the LOC140995025 gene encoding protein C19orf12 homolog, with the translated sequence MAQRIDDVIRLCCKIAEGSGFKNTWEKAIEGMWTAGLGALAGGLLFGPPGVFFGASVGGLLSWWQTSGQFKSVPQILMELPDAEKQELYDAVVAVLDNLTWTDARQLIAIVMDDAALQQKVTAVLIDYIKKNV